The following are encoded together in the Caretta caretta isolate rCarCar2 chromosome 17, rCarCar1.hap1, whole genome shotgun sequence genome:
- the RAB34 gene encoding ras-related protein Rab-34 isoform X2, with the protein MMSMLAPVRRDRIIAELPQCFHKEAALHSRSSFHPQVTGACQEQRTGTVGFKISKIIVVGDLSVGKTCLINRFCKDTFDKNYKATIGVDFEMERFEVLGVPFSLQLWDTAGQERFKCIASTYYRGAQAIVIVFDVNDVASLAHTRQWLADALKENDPSNVILFLVGSKKDLSPPAQYSLIERDAIKVAKEMHAEYWAVSSLTGENVREFFFRVASLTFESSVLAELEKSSARKIGDVVRICSADGDLYLTAQRRKSKCCR; encoded by the exons ATGATGAGCATGCTAGCACCAGTCCGGAGGGACCGGATCATCGCAGAGCTGCCTCAG TGTTTTCACAAAGAGGCTGCCCTCCATTCGCGCTCCAGCTTTCATCCCCAAGTAACCGGTGCCTGCCAGGAGCAGCGAACGGGGACAGTGGG GTTTAAAATCTCCAAGATCATCGTGGTGGGAGACCTGTCAGTGGGCAAGACCTGCTTAATCAACCG GTTCTGCAAGGACACGTTCGATAAGAACTACAAGGCGACCATCGGGGTGGACTTTGAGATGGAGCGCTTTGAGGTGCTCGGCGTCCCCTTCAGCTTACAGCT GTGGGACACGGCTGGCCAGGAGAGGTTCAAGTGCATCGCATCCACCTACTACCGCGGAGCACAAG CGATAGTGATTGTGTTCGATGTGAACGACGTGGCATCTCTCGCGCACACCAG GCAGTGGCTGGCTGATGCCCTGAAGGAGAATGACCCCTCCAACGTGATCCTCTTCCTGGTGGGCTCGAAGAAGGATCTGAGC CCGCCCGCGCAGTACAGCCTCATCGAGAGAGATGCCATCAAGGTGGCCAAGGAGATGCATGCGGAGTACTGGGCTGTCTCCTCGCTCACCG GGGAGAACGTGAGGGAGTTTTTCTTCCGCGTGGCCTCGCTGACCTTCGAGAGCAGCGTGCTGGCCGAGCTGGAGAAGAGCAGCGCCAGGAAGATCGGGGATGTCGTGC GGATTTGCAGCGCTGACGGCGACCTGTACCTGACGGCGCAGAGGAGGAAATCCAAGTGTTGCCGCTGA
- the RAB34 gene encoding ras-related protein Rab-34 isoform X1 — protein sequence MMSMLAPVRRDRIIAELPQCFHKEAALHSRSSFHPQVTGACQEQRTGTVGRFKISKIIVVGDLSVGKTCLINRFCKDTFDKNYKATIGVDFEMERFEVLGVPFSLQLWDTAGQERFKCIASTYYRGAQAIVIVFDVNDVASLAHTRQWLADALKENDPSNVILFLVGSKKDLSPPAQYSLIERDAIKVAKEMHAEYWAVSSLTGENVREFFFRVASLTFESSVLAELEKSSARKIGDVVRICSADGDLYLTAQRRKSKCCR from the exons ATGATGAGCATGCTAGCACCAGTCCGGAGGGACCGGATCATCGCAGAGCTGCCTCAG TGTTTTCACAAAGAGGCTGCCCTCCATTCGCGCTCCAGCTTTCATCCCCAAGTAACCGGTGCCTGCCAGGAGCAGCGAACGGGGACAGTGGG CAGGTTTAAAATCTCCAAGATCATCGTGGTGGGAGACCTGTCAGTGGGCAAGACCTGCTTAATCAACCG GTTCTGCAAGGACACGTTCGATAAGAACTACAAGGCGACCATCGGGGTGGACTTTGAGATGGAGCGCTTTGAGGTGCTCGGCGTCCCCTTCAGCTTACAGCT GTGGGACACGGCTGGCCAGGAGAGGTTCAAGTGCATCGCATCCACCTACTACCGCGGAGCACAAG CGATAGTGATTGTGTTCGATGTGAACGACGTGGCATCTCTCGCGCACACCAG GCAGTGGCTGGCTGATGCCCTGAAGGAGAATGACCCCTCCAACGTGATCCTCTTCCTGGTGGGCTCGAAGAAGGATCTGAGC CCGCCCGCGCAGTACAGCCTCATCGAGAGAGATGCCATCAAGGTGGCCAAGGAGATGCATGCGGAGTACTGGGCTGTCTCCTCGCTCACCG GGGAGAACGTGAGGGAGTTTTTCTTCCGCGTGGCCTCGCTGACCTTCGAGAGCAGCGTGCTGGCCGAGCTGGAGAAGAGCAGCGCCAGGAAGATCGGGGATGTCGTGC GGATTTGCAGCGCTGACGGCGACCTGTACCTGACGGCGCAGAGGAGGAAATCCAAGTGTTGCCGCTGA
- the LOC125624073 gene encoding adenine phosphoribosyltransferase-like, whose translation MDLWRVPSSRETGWYLALIAPNVKGPSYPWLDPSRLYCHWQGLQDCIADLLQPFCEDPIDLVAGIDAMGFILGAAIANTLQKGFLAVRKAGHLCVETCTQPYTDYTARQKLLEMRMDTIQPGLRVLLVDQWIETGGTMRAAIQLVEQQGGVIAGIAAICIEDSDGGKWIQEHYKCSQCVPQHLMPQFNRHQLESFQAFGATPGQA comes from the exons ATGGACCTGTGGCGTGTTCCCAGCAGCCGAGAGACGGGATGGTATTTAGCACTCATAGCCCCGAATGTCAAGGGCCCCAGTTATCCTTGGCTCGACCCCTCCAGGCTGTATTGTCACTGGCAG GGCCTGCAGGACTGCATTGCAGACCTGCTCCAGCCCTTCTGCGAAGACCCCATCGACCTGGTCGCTGGAATCGACGCCATGGGCTTCATCTTGG GCGCTGCCATAGCCAACACCCTGCAGAAAGGCTTCCTGGCCGTCCGCAAAGCCGGGCACCTCTGTGTGGAGACCTGCACGCAGCCCTACACCGACTACACTGCCCGCCAGAAGCTGCTGGAGATGAGGATGGACACCATCCAGCCAG GTCTGCGTGTCTTACTGGTGGATCAGTGGATTGAAACGGGGGGAACCATGCGCGCTGCCATCCAGCTCGTGGAGCAGCAAGGGGGAGTGATTGCAG GCATCGCTGCCATCTGCATCGAGGACAGTGATGGTGGCAAGTGGATCCAGGAGCATTACAAGTGTTCGCAGTGCGTCCCCCAGCACCTGATGCCCCAGTTCAACAGGCACCAGCTGGAGTCCTTCCAGGCCTTTGGGGCCACACCCGGCCAGGCATAA